Proteins found in one Gardnerella vaginalis ATCC 14018 = JCM 11026 genomic segment:
- a CDS encoding FmdB family zinc ribbon protein: MPTYHYRCKQCGYDFSEYQSFEDDPITVCPKCGKPELRKVFSAPPINFKGSGFYRTDK; the protein is encoded by the coding sequence TTGCCTACTTATCATTACCGTTGCAAGCAATGTGGATATGATTTTTCGGAATATCAATCGTTTGAAGATGACCCAATTACAGTGTGTCCAAAATGCGGAAAACCAGAACTTCGTAAGGTGTTTTCTGCGCCACCAATCAATTTTAAAGGTAGCGGATTTTATCGCACTGATAAATAA
- the dinB gene encoding DNA polymerase IV: MSTAPRVTAAKRDWGHDTSGCTILHIDMDAFYASLEVARNPRLLGKPVIIGTGSRSVVSAASYEARKYGVNSAMPTARARSLCPNGIFLPVDMPYYVSISSRIFKEVFSKITDRVERVSVDECYMDVNSALLRWHSPIVIGEWIRSEVARKFHITCSVGIASNKLIAKMASTNAKPNGMLVVPQNRNADFVSIMPLRAIPGIGPALAKKLAAWGINSIETLRNIDEKTLERIAGSKIVAQMLYNTSRGIDNRQVMTHVPEKSIGTEQTLNSDTTDIAAVKNLIRHCCNDVAQELRKRNMATKTVTLKLRFSDLHYVTRSKTLRNATDSSHELYKHVDSLLMDADPIVHNHKLGGNNICLLSPVRLAGVSASNLVKCSKTFIQPTINDILEESKRETVINNDTYKNSTSIRENAVKNTYARISHAEHVLDAVREKYGNNAAQLGI; the protein is encoded by the coding sequence ATGAGCACAGCACCTCGAGTTACAGCAGCTAAACGCGACTGGGGGCATGACACGTCTGGTTGCACAATACTTCATATCGATATGGATGCGTTTTACGCATCACTCGAGGTGGCGCGTAATCCTAGGTTACTTGGTAAACCTGTGATTATTGGTACAGGCTCGCGCTCCGTAGTTTCGGCAGCCAGCTACGAGGCACGTAAGTATGGCGTGAATTCAGCTATGCCTACAGCGCGAGCACGAAGCTTGTGCCCTAATGGCATTTTCTTGCCGGTAGATATGCCATACTACGTTTCCATTTCATCTAGGATTTTTAAGGAGGTTTTTTCAAAAATCACAGATAGGGTTGAACGAGTCTCTGTAGACGAATGTTATATGGATGTTAACTCCGCACTTTTACGCTGGCATTCGCCTATTGTTATAGGCGAATGGATACGAAGCGAAGTCGCGCGTAAGTTTCATATCACCTGCTCAGTGGGAATAGCATCCAATAAATTAATAGCAAAAATGGCATCAACAAATGCAAAGCCAAATGGAATGCTGGTTGTCCCCCAGAACCGCAACGCTGACTTTGTGTCAATAATGCCATTACGAGCAATACCAGGAATTGGACCAGCTCTGGCAAAAAAGCTAGCAGCATGGGGAATAAATAGTATAGAAACACTAAGAAATATAGATGAAAAGACTCTGGAACGAATTGCTGGCTCTAAGATTGTTGCACAAATGCTTTATAACACTTCGCGCGGAATCGATAATCGGCAGGTCATGACCCATGTTCCAGAAAAATCCATTGGTACAGAACAAACTCTCAATTCTGACACCACAGATATTGCAGCAGTGAAAAACCTGATCAGGCACTGCTGCAATGACGTGGCGCAAGAACTACGCAAACGCAATATGGCAACCAAAACTGTCACGTTAAAGCTACGATTCAGCGATTTGCACTATGTTACTAGATCTAAAACGTTAAGAAACGCAACGGATTCTTCCCATGAATTATATAAGCACGTTGACTCATTGTTAATGGATGCAGACCCTATAGTACACAATCATAAATTAGGCGGAAATAATATTTGCTTATTAAGCCCAGTTAGGCTGGCAGGAGTAAGCGCTAGTAATCTTGTGAAATGCAGCAAAACTTTCATTCAGCCAACTATTAATGACATTCTTGAAGAAAGCAAAAGAGAAACCGTAATAAACAACGATACATACAAAAATTCAACATCAATTAGAGAAAACGCAGTAAAAAATACTTATGCACGAATAAGTCACGCAGAACATGTTTTAGATGCTGTAAGAGAAAAATATGGAAACAATGCGGCGCAACTAGGTATTTAA
- a CDS encoding APC family permease, whose product MQIWRKKSVEQTIAETMDGDRHLKRTLNAWDLAVMGVAVAVGAGIFSVGAQAAAFHAGPAVIISFIIAGIVCGTAAMCYAEFASMIPVAGSAYTFTYTTVGELIAWIIGWDMILEMLMAGSVIAKYWGVYLNDLMHLFGLNVSTSVKLGNFTFDLAPVVIVAFFTIMLVVGTKLSARFDGALTILKIGIVLFVVVVGFFYIKASNFTPFVPPATDVASVKGIHVSGTMSQPLWQWLTGMQPAVYGVTGILSGAALVFFAFIGFDVVATTAEETKDPHKNIPKGIGLGLLIVTVLYILVAVVTTGMVSYKDLAKQEAPSLSTSFELVGATWAAKIISLGIVIGLTTVVMVLLLGLTRIVFAVSRDGLLPRSFSKVSKRGIPARIQIVSGIVVAIIASTLDIGILSDMVNIGTLSAFLLVSAGVPIMRMRRPDLHRSFMVPWNPVLPIFAALSTFWLMLNLSVLTWIRFAIWLAIGFAVYFGYSYRNSLLGRQLRKAKKLGVPVESLFAQDAVAAEKMAQGESEDQARAEAAQETGNN is encoded by the coding sequence ATGCAAATATGGAGAAAAAAGTCTGTTGAACAGACTATTGCAGAAACAATGGATGGTGATCGCCATCTTAAGCGTACGTTAAATGCATGGGATCTTGCCGTTATGGGAGTAGCTGTGGCTGTTGGTGCTGGCATCTTCTCCGTTGGTGCTCAGGCTGCAGCGTTCCACGCAGGTCCTGCAGTTATTATTAGCTTTATCATCGCTGGTATTGTTTGCGGAACGGCTGCAATGTGCTACGCGGAGTTTGCTTCGATGATTCCTGTTGCTGGTTCTGCATACACCTTTACGTATACTACAGTAGGCGAGCTTATTGCTTGGATTATTGGTTGGGATATGATTCTGGAAATGCTTATGGCAGGATCCGTTATAGCCAAATATTGGGGCGTTTATCTTAACGATTTAATGCACTTGTTTGGTCTTAATGTATCTACTTCTGTAAAGCTGGGTAATTTTACTTTCGATCTTGCTCCAGTAGTTATCGTTGCATTCTTTACGATTATGCTTGTTGTTGGAACAAAGCTTTCTGCTCGTTTTGATGGCGCTTTAACAATCTTGAAGATTGGTATTGTTCTGTTCGTTGTTGTTGTTGGATTCTTCTACATTAAGGCTTCTAACTTCACTCCATTCGTTCCACCTGCAACAGATGTTGCTAGCGTTAAGGGAATCCACGTTTCTGGCACAATGAGCCAGCCGCTTTGGCAATGGCTTACTGGCATGCAGCCAGCTGTTTACGGTGTTACTGGTATTCTTTCTGGCGCAGCACTTGTGTTCTTTGCATTTATTGGATTCGACGTTGTTGCAACTACGGCAGAAGAAACTAAGGACCCACACAAGAACATTCCTAAGGGCATTGGTCTTGGTCTTTTGATTGTGACTGTTCTTTACATTCTTGTTGCTGTTGTTACAACTGGCATGGTTTCGTACAAGGATTTGGCTAAGCAAGAGGCTCCTTCTCTTTCTACAAGCTTTGAGCTTGTAGGCGCAACTTGGGCAGCAAAGATTATTTCTCTTGGCATTGTAATCGGCTTAACAACTGTTGTTATGGTTCTTCTTCTTGGTCTTACGCGTATCGTGTTTGCTGTGAGCCGCGATGGTCTTCTTCCTCGTAGCTTCTCTAAGGTTAGCAAACGCGGCATTCCTGCACGTATTCAGATTGTTTCTGGCATTGTAGTTGCTATAATCGCTTCTACATTAGATATTGGAATTCTTTCTGATATGGTGAATATCGGTACGCTTTCTGCATTCTTGCTCGTTTCTGCTGGTGTTCCGATTATGCGTATGCGTAGACCAGATTTGCACCGATCCTTTATGGTTCCATGGAATCCAGTTTTGCCTATTTTTGCTGCGCTTTCTACGTTCTGGCTTATGCTAAACCTTTCCGTGCTTACATGGATTCGTTTTGCGATTTGGCTTGCGATTGGCTTTGCAGTATACTTCGGCTATTCCTACCGCAATTCTTTGCTTGGAAGGCAGTTACGCAAGGCTAAGAAGCTTGGTGTTCCTGTAGAGTCATTGTTTGCTCAAGATGCTGTTGCAGCTGAAAAGATGGCTCAGGGAGAATCTGAAGACCAGGCTCGTGCAGAAGCTGCTCAAGAGACAGGTAATAATTGA
- the fdxA gene encoding ferredoxin, producing MPYVIAEPCVDVKDKACVDECPVDCIYEGDRTLYINPNECVDCGACEPACPVEAIFYEDDVPEEWEWYKDAAIEYFNKLGDLGGAQEAGPSGWDEDRVAALPKRDA from the coding sequence ATGCCTTATGTTATTGCAGAACCTTGTGTTGACGTTAAGGATAAAGCTTGTGTTGACGAGTGCCCTGTTGATTGCATTTATGAAGGCGATCGTACGCTTTATATAAACCCTAATGAATGTGTTGATTGTGGTGCTTGTGAACCAGCTTGTCCTGTAGAAGCCATTTTCTACGAGGACGATGTTCCAGAAGAGTGGGAATGGTATAAAGACGCTGCAATAGAGTACTTTAACAAACTTGGTGATTTAGGTGGAGCGCAAGAAGCTGGTCCATCTGGCTGGGATGAAGATCGTGTAGCTGCTCTTCCTAAAAGAGATGCTTAA
- a CDS encoding FAD-binding protein encodes MSMQSSLSKSDNPTFADLTTIGVGGSIARFVEPNSRVAVIEAVEDADCAGLPLCVIGGGSNMLVSDKLFNGVVVRDARREICVLDEAAPSEDGVDKYSGDCLVHVSAEAGCNWDDFVSHTIQLGLEGVEALSGIPGTVGASVVQNIGAYGAEVAQSVECVEVWDRKDKTTFYMNLADLKFGYRTSVLKKSMYKTPGVAADCFFPTPRYVVLSVTFCLKHSKTGIVAHSQLAHALGVQVGDRMETSKIRREVLRVRASKGMLEDAMRYANKWMCYAKSESGVESAISLQNEDYVCGDLLDGDSKYADRHSCGSFFMNPILTESQADLLPEDAPRFDATLPDGSKGVKTSAAWLIDHAGFHKGFRLTQNNGIKSEAGLSSLHTLALTNRNNAKCKDIVDLARKIIDGVYDSFGVKLVPEPVLIGINLDC; translated from the coding sequence ATGAGTATGCAATCATCCTTATCGAAATCTGATAATCCAACTTTCGCAGACCTTACAACAATTGGGGTTGGGGGTAGTATTGCTCGTTTTGTAGAGCCTAATAGCAGGGTGGCTGTTATTGAAGCTGTAGAAGATGCCGATTGTGCGGGATTGCCATTGTGTGTTATTGGTGGTGGATCTAACATGCTCGTTAGCGACAAGTTGTTTAACGGAGTTGTTGTGCGCGATGCTCGGCGTGAAATTTGTGTTTTAGATGAGGCGGCTCCTAGCGAAGATGGCGTTGATAAGTATAGTGGAGATTGTTTAGTTCACGTTAGTGCAGAAGCAGGATGCAATTGGGATGATTTTGTATCGCATACGATTCAGCTTGGCTTAGAAGGCGTAGAAGCGCTATCTGGTATTCCTGGAACTGTTGGGGCATCTGTTGTGCAAAACATTGGCGCATATGGTGCGGAAGTGGCGCAAAGCGTTGAATGTGTAGAAGTTTGGGATCGTAAAGATAAAACAACTTTTTATATGAATCTTGCGGATCTTAAGTTTGGATACCGCACGTCTGTTCTTAAAAAAAGCATGTATAAGACGCCTGGTGTTGCTGCCGATTGCTTCTTCCCAACGCCTAGATACGTTGTTTTATCTGTTACTTTTTGCTTAAAGCATTCAAAAACGGGTATTGTGGCTCATTCTCAGCTTGCTCACGCGCTTGGCGTGCAAGTTGGCGATAGGATGGAAACATCTAAGATTCGTCGCGAAGTTTTGCGCGTTAGAGCGTCTAAGGGCATGCTTGAAGATGCTATGCGTTACGCAAATAAGTGGATGTGCTACGCAAAAAGCGAGAGCGGTGTTGAGTCTGCGATTAGTCTTCAAAATGAAGACTATGTTTGTGGAGATTTGTTAGACGGCGATTCTAAGTATGCCGATCGTCATAGTTGTGGAAGTTTCTTTATGAATCCGATTTTGACAGAATCTCAGGCAGATTTGCTTCCAGAAGATGCTCCGCGATTTGACGCCACTTTGCCAGATGGATCTAAGGGTGTCAAGACCTCTGCAGCATGGCTGATAGATCATGCAGGATTCCATAAAGGATTTAGGCTTACGCAAAACAATGGTATAAAAAGTGAGGCTGGGTTGTCTTCTTTGCATACTTTGGCATTGACCAATCGCAATAACGCAAAATGCAAAGATATTGTTGATTTAGCGCGCAAAATCATAGATGGTGTTTATGATTCTTTTGGCGTAAAACTTGTTCCAGAGCCTGTTCTAATCGGCATTAACTTAGATTGTTAA
- the rpmG gene encoding 50S ribosomal protein L33, translating to MASKSADIRPGITLACTECKERNYITTKNRRNTPDRLELSKFCPRCGKHTLHRETR from the coding sequence ATGGCAAGTAAGAGCGCAGACATCCGTCCAGGCATTACGCTTGCATGCACGGAGTGCAAGGAGCGTAATTACATCACGACGAAGAATCGTCGTAATACGCCTGATCGTCTCGAGTTGAGCAAGTTCTGCCCACGTTGCGGCAAGCATACTCTCCATCGCGAGACTCGCTAA
- a CDS encoding CpaB family protein — translation MSMISILKNTSSTHDTHENQVPAMLLKRRQKALLLNALTIFFISVATLIAINMITSCQETQIIPVAIRDISKGTLIKQDDLSYVNVPKNSVFNHVINKDLIKNAIIATCNIKYGMPIFTSQITQQAKIPPGFTTISIKLASNNQDLNIGENISIAFSKVSRGDHNENDIVQENKNISFIHDVIVVKTGNSSQNALLAMPAESALQIINTQSIIPNLAVIAIRG, via the coding sequence ATGAGCATGATATCAATATTAAAAAACACATCTAGCACGCATGATACGCACGAGAATCAAGTGCCAGCCATGCTTTTAAAACGCAGGCAGAAAGCACTTTTGTTAAATGCACTTACCATATTTTTTATTAGCGTTGCAACACTTATTGCAATAAATATGATTACGAGCTGTCAAGAAACGCAAATCATACCTGTAGCAATTAGAGATATATCTAAAGGCACTCTTATTAAACAAGATGATTTGTCTTATGTTAACGTGCCCAAAAACAGTGTTTTTAATCATGTTATTAACAAAGATTTGATCAAAAATGCTATTATCGCAACCTGCAATATCAAATATGGTATGCCTATCTTTACTAGTCAGATTACGCAACAAGCAAAAATTCCACCAGGATTCACAACGATTTCAATAAAACTGGCAAGCAACAACCAAGATTTAAACATTGGAGAAAATATTTCGATAGCATTTAGCAAAGTTTCAAGAGGAGATCACAACGAGAATGACATTGTTCAAGAAAATAAAAACATTTCTTTTATCCACGATGTAATAGTAGTCAAAACAGGCAATTCATCTCAAAACGCGTTACTAGCCATGCCTGCAGAGTCTGCGTTACAGATAATAAATACACAATCTATTATTCCAAACCTTGCGGTTATTGCAATACGAGGATAA
- a CDS encoding EamA family transporter, with translation MKQIIVNALNRMPVLLIVVVEAAMVYLATSIAKVAFSQLDPLYSVWYRVGFMTLFLLAWRRPFSHKKRAHNSLPKTLKEWLIVVAVGISVVLMNTMFYLAISCMAVGVAVTIEFVGPLMVAVITGKTWRERIGIVIAACGIVLLASASMGSNESPHFLVGLVAILIGGSMWGMYIVSGRMLARGSNAIDRVSVAILIGWLLQSSVLAVPAISHVIYPKPGATWAAQSGGSIKLLALMVVIAICASFIPTLLDQVLLKRVSSARYSVMQALYPAIAAVVGMGFGEVPTWIDVCGMALVMLAVAITFSGDHNPA, from the coding sequence ATGAAACAAATCATAGTGAACGCGCTAAATCGCATGCCTGTTTTGCTGATTGTTGTTGTAGAAGCGGCGATGGTTTATTTAGCAACATCAATAGCGAAAGTCGCGTTTAGTCAGCTCGATCCGTTGTATTCTGTGTGGTATCGCGTTGGATTTATGACTTTGTTTTTACTTGCTTGGAGAAGACCTTTTTCGCACAAAAAACGCGCGCACAATTCTTTGCCTAAAACGTTAAAAGAATGGTTAATTGTTGTTGCAGTAGGAATTTCCGTTGTTCTTATGAACACCATGTTCTATTTAGCTATTAGCTGTATGGCTGTGGGGGTCGCAGTTACTATCGAGTTTGTAGGACCGCTTATGGTTGCTGTTATAACAGGTAAAACGTGGCGTGAGCGCATTGGTATAGTTATTGCCGCGTGTGGAATCGTGCTTCTTGCAAGCGCTTCTATGGGTTCTAATGAAAGTCCGCATTTTCTTGTTGGATTAGTTGCAATTCTTATTGGCGGATCCATGTGGGGAATGTATATTGTCTCTGGGCGAATGTTGGCTAGAGGTTCTAATGCTATAGACAGAGTTAGTGTAGCTATTTTAATTGGATGGTTGTTGCAGTCTAGCGTACTTGCAGTTCCTGCGATTTCTCATGTTATATACCCTAAGCCAGGAGCTACTTGGGCTGCACAGTCTGGCGGTTCTATAAAGCTTTTAGCTTTGATGGTTGTTATTGCGATATGCGCATCTTTTATTCCTACGCTGTTGGATCAAGTTCTTTTAAAGCGCGTGTCTTCGGCAAGATATTCTGTTATGCAGGCTTTATATCCTGCTATTGCTGCAGTTGTTGGAATGGGATTTGGAGAAGTGCCAACTTGGATTGATGTTTGTGGAATGGCTCTAGTTATGTTGGCTGTTGCGATTACATTTTCGGGAGACCATAATCCTGCATAA
- the hisC gene encoding histidinol-phosphate transaminase, giving the protein MDYKHRSILDSLPNYKQGKPAPALDGIRAYKISSNENPFEPLESVKDAISNRALGVINRYPNMRGTEVVEELAKKFSVTPNEVVLGCGSTEVITQLVDLVAGPGDEVIYPWRSFEAYPIIVTGAGATSVKIPNRADGSHDVDAMIDAINERTRLVILNNPNNPTSAQLSDEDARKVLDAVPSDVLVLIDEAYVQFNNAKGTADGMQLYREYPNVVVAQTFSKAYGLAGLRIGYAIGAADVVDGMRKVAVPFGVSQIAQVAAIASLEPQALVEMRNRVDALVKERNRVVSGLREQGWNIAEPYANFFWMPFGEDTERANQRFVDAGLSVRAFAGEGIRITIAETEANDRVLKICESLKKDGFSLK; this is encoded by the coding sequence ATGGATTACAAACACCGCAGTATTCTAGATAGTTTGCCAAATTACAAGCAAGGCAAACCAGCGCCCGCATTAGACGGCATTCGCGCATATAAGATTTCGAGCAACGAAAACCCATTTGAGCCGTTAGAAAGCGTAAAAGACGCTATTTCTAACCGCGCGCTTGGTGTTATTAATCGTTACCCAAATATGCGTGGAACAGAAGTTGTAGAAGAGTTAGCTAAAAAGTTTAGCGTTACTCCCAATGAAGTTGTGCTTGGCTGCGGCTCCACAGAGGTTATTACGCAGCTCGTAGACTTAGTCGCTGGTCCTGGAGACGAAGTTATATACCCTTGGAGAAGCTTTGAGGCATATCCAATTATTGTTACGGGTGCTGGTGCTACAAGCGTTAAAATTCCTAATCGCGCAGATGGGTCGCACGATGTGGACGCAATGATTGATGCAATTAATGAGCGCACGCGTCTTGTTATTTTGAACAATCCAAACAATCCTACATCCGCGCAACTTTCTGATGAGGATGCTAGAAAGGTTTTGGATGCTGTACCAAGCGACGTTTTGGTGCTTATTGACGAAGCGTATGTGCAATTTAACAACGCAAAAGGCACGGCAGATGGCATGCAACTTTACCGCGAATATCCAAACGTTGTTGTTGCTCAAACATTCTCTAAGGCATACGGTTTAGCTGGCTTACGCATTGGATACGCTATTGGCGCTGCAGATGTTGTAGACGGCATGAGAAAAGTGGCTGTTCCGTTTGGAGTAAGCCAAATTGCGCAAGTGGCTGCCATTGCCTCTTTGGAACCTCAAGCGCTTGTAGAGATGCGCAATCGCGTAGATGCGCTTGTTAAGGAGCGTAATCGCGTTGTAAGCGGTTTGCGTGAACAAGGGTGGAATATTGCCGAGCCGTATGCAAACTTCTTCTGGATGCCGTTTGGTGAAGACACAGAGCGAGCTAATCAGCGTTTTGTCGATGCAGGTCTTTCTGTGCGAGCTTTTGCTGGAGAAGGTATTCGCATAACAATTGCGGAAACCGAAGCAAATGACCGTGTTCTTAAAATATGCGAGTCTTTAAAGAAAGATGGTTTTTCGCTTAAATAA
- the groES gene encoding co-chaperone GroES translates to MSIKLTPLEDKIIVKQAQAETQTASGLYIPDNAKEKPQQGEVLAVGPGRRDDKGERIPMDVKVGDKVLYSKYGGTEVHYEGEDYLIVSSRDVLAILG, encoded by the coding sequence GTGTCGATTAAGCTCACACCGTTGGAAGATAAGATTATTGTTAAGCAAGCTCAGGCAGAAACTCAAACTGCTTCTGGCTTGTATATTCCAGATAACGCTAAGGAAAAGCCACAACAGGGCGAAGTATTGGCTGTTGGACCAGGTCGTCGCGACGACAAGGGTGAGCGCATTCCTATGGACGTTAAAGTTGGAGACAAGGTTCTTTACTCCAAGTATGGCGGCACAGAAGTTCATTACGAAGGCGAAGATTATTTAATTGTTTCGTCTCGTGACGTTCTTGCAATCCTTGGCTGA